Proteins from one Mytilus galloprovincialis chromosome 11, xbMytGall1.hap1.1, whole genome shotgun sequence genomic window:
- the LOC143050905 gene encoding uncharacterized protein LOC143050905 codes for MAHPGEICKCLDEERKNSNSNDGFYSRFLMCMPQPEFRDANVTEDTFTDAPSISRLLYAVDKLHKQKQVYMYDTEAKQVDIRYYNEQQQYLRENHSSDTYTSEPMIQSQLVRKILLYPGGSVPCNAITKSTRFTADQVKAEMKMICELGLGETKHEKPQCGGRIMFILNKISTKNLSLEKTLNITKTLSKIGINFDDYDQACNNNENTPPLKKLKTTTTNVNISD; via the exons ATGGCACATCCTGGAGAAATATGCAAATGTTTGGATGAAGAAAGAAAGAATTCCAATAGTAATGATGGCTTTTATAGTCGATTTCTTATGTGTATGCCACAGCCTGAATTTAGAGATGCTAATGTTACGGAGGATACATTTACTGATGCACCAAGCATTTCAAG ATTATTGTATGCAGTTGATAAATTACATAAGCAAAAGCAAGTATACATGTATGACACAGAGGCAAAACAGGTGGATATAAGATATTACAATGAGCAACAACAATATTTGAGAGAAAATCACAGCAGTGATACATACACTTCTG AGCCAATGATTCAATCTCAGCTTGTAAGAAAAATTTTGCTTTACCCTGGAGGATCAGTGCCTTGTAATGCTATAACTAAGAGCACTAGGTTCACCGCAGACCAAGTAAAGGCGGAAATGAAGATGATTTGTGAATTGGGACTTGGCgaaacaaaacatgaaaaaccACAATGTGGAGGTCGTATAAtgtttatattaaacaaaatttcaacGAAAAATTTGTCATTagaaaaaactttaaatataactaaaacactGTCCAAAATTGGCATAAATTTTGATGATTATGACCAAGCTTGTAACAACAATGAAAATACACCACCATTGAAGAAGCTGAAGACAACTACCACCAACGTGAACATTTCTGATTAG